A window of the Dunckerocampus dactyliophorus isolate RoL2022-P2 chromosome 21, RoL_Ddac_1.1, whole genome shotgun sequence genome harbors these coding sequences:
- the pdss1 gene encoding decaprenyl-diphosphate synthase subunit 1 isoform X2, protein MAAPLWRRCQRWTVGNTGTSLLEAQLHFRVRPGSVSAVTSGRASWSSWPGDEPSLRPKQRVVQRSTLSGTRNIHSDAKLKDPFTLAQKDLASLYDDIKKELFVSKEELKSLCDYYFDGKGKAIRPMIVVLMARALNIHSNRAGDLIPGQRAVAMISEMIHTASLVHDDVIDGSNKRRGKRTINDVWGERKAILAGDFILSAASMALARIGNITVVKVLSQVIEDLVRGEFMQLGSKENENERFKHYLEKTFKKTASLIANSCKAVSILVNSDPDIHEIAYQYGRNVGIAFQLVDDVLDFTTGASQLGKPSAADLKLGLATGPVLFACQQFPELHAMIMRRFSSKGDVDRAWQYVIQSDGVQQTNFLARRYCQEAIRHISMLRPSAERDALIRLTEMVLTRDK, encoded by the exons ATGGCGGCCCCTCTGTGGCGGCGATGCCAAAGATGGACTGTTGGCAATACCGGGACGAGTTTACTAGAAGCCCAGTTGCACTTTAGAGTCAGGCCGGGATCTGTTTCTGCTGTGACAAGCGGGCGGGCGAGTTGGAGCTCCTGGCCTGGGGACGAG CCATCATTACGACCAAAGCAGAGGGTCGTACAGAGGAGTACGTTATCCGGTACCAG GAATATTCACAGTGACGCCAAACTGAAAGACCCCTTCACGCTAGCCCAGAAAGATTTAGCAAGTTTATATGATGACATCAAAAAG GAGCTGTTTGTGTCCAAAGAGGAGCTCAAGTCTTTATGCGACTACTACTTTGATGGCAAGGGCAAAGCCATCCGACCTATGATTGTGGTCCTCATGGCACGCGCCCTCAACATCCATAGCAACAGAGCagg AGACTTGATCCCAGGCCAGCGCGCCGTTGCCATGATCTCCGAAATGATCCACACGGCCAGCCTGGTGCACGATGACGTCATCGACGGGTCGAACAAGCGGAGGGGGAAGAGGACCATCAATGACGTGTGGGGGGAAAGAAAG GCCATCTTAGCAGGAGACTTCATCCTGTCGGCTGCGTCCATGGCTCTGGCTCGCATTGGAAACATCACCGTGGTCAAAGTGTTGTCACAGGTCATCGAAGACCTAGTCAGAG GCGAATTCATGCAGCTGGGCTCCAAGGAGAACGAGAACGAGCGCTTCAAACactacctggagaaaaccttcAAGAAGACGGCCAGCCTGATCGCCAACAGTTGCAAAGCA GTGTCCATCTTGGTCAATTCGGACCCGGACATCCATGAAATAGCGTACCAGTACGGGAGGAATGTTGGCATCGCGTTTCAG CTGGTGGACGATGTGTTGGACTTCACCACAGGCGCCAGTCAGCTTGGGAAGCCCTCGGCGGCGGACCTCAAGTTGGGCTTAGCCACAGGACCGGTTCTTTTTGCTTGTCAGCAG TTTCCTGAGCTACATGCAATGATAATGAGACGCTTCAGCTCCAAAGGAGACGTCGACCGAGCCTGGCAGTACGTCATTCAG AGTGACGGCGTACAGCAGACAAACTTCCTGGCACGCCGTTACTGCCAAGAAGCCATCAGACACATCAGTATGCTGCGACCCTCGGCGGAGCGAGACGCCCTCATCAGGCTCACTGAGATGGTGCTCACCAGAGACAAATGA
- the pdss1 gene encoding decaprenyl-diphosphate synthase subunit 1 isoform X1: protein MAAPLWRRCQRWTVGNTGTSLLEAQLHFRVRPGSVSAVTSGRASWSSWPGDEPSLRPKQRVVQRSTLSGTRHKPRLLYPSCSCRNIHSDAKLKDPFTLAQKDLASLYDDIKKELFVSKEELKSLCDYYFDGKGKAIRPMIVVLMARALNIHSNRAGDLIPGQRAVAMISEMIHTASLVHDDVIDGSNKRRGKRTINDVWGERKAILAGDFILSAASMALARIGNITVVKVLSQVIEDLVRGEFMQLGSKENENERFKHYLEKTFKKTASLIANSCKAVSILVNSDPDIHEIAYQYGRNVGIAFQLVDDVLDFTTGASQLGKPSAADLKLGLATGPVLFACQQFPELHAMIMRRFSSKGDVDRAWQYVIQSDGVQQTNFLARRYCQEAIRHISMLRPSAERDALIRLTEMVLTRDK, encoded by the exons ATGGCGGCCCCTCTGTGGCGGCGATGCCAAAGATGGACTGTTGGCAATACCGGGACGAGTTTACTAGAAGCCCAGTTGCACTTTAGAGTCAGGCCGGGATCTGTTTCTGCTGTGACAAGCGGGCGGGCGAGTTGGAGCTCCTGGCCTGGGGACGAG CCATCATTACGACCAAAGCAGAGGGTCGTACAGAGGAGTACGTTATCCGGTACCAG ACATAAACCCCGGCTGTTGTATCCATCATGTTCCTGTAGGAATATTCACAGTGACGCCAAACTGAAAGACCCCTTCACGCTAGCCCAGAAAGATTTAGCAAGTTTATATGATGACATCAAAAAG GAGCTGTTTGTGTCCAAAGAGGAGCTCAAGTCTTTATGCGACTACTACTTTGATGGCAAGGGCAAAGCCATCCGACCTATGATTGTGGTCCTCATGGCACGCGCCCTCAACATCCATAGCAACAGAGCagg AGACTTGATCCCAGGCCAGCGCGCCGTTGCCATGATCTCCGAAATGATCCACACGGCCAGCCTGGTGCACGATGACGTCATCGACGGGTCGAACAAGCGGAGGGGGAAGAGGACCATCAATGACGTGTGGGGGGAAAGAAAG GCCATCTTAGCAGGAGACTTCATCCTGTCGGCTGCGTCCATGGCTCTGGCTCGCATTGGAAACATCACCGTGGTCAAAGTGTTGTCACAGGTCATCGAAGACCTAGTCAGAG GCGAATTCATGCAGCTGGGCTCCAAGGAGAACGAGAACGAGCGCTTCAAACactacctggagaaaaccttcAAGAAGACGGCCAGCCTGATCGCCAACAGTTGCAAAGCA GTGTCCATCTTGGTCAATTCGGACCCGGACATCCATGAAATAGCGTACCAGTACGGGAGGAATGTTGGCATCGCGTTTCAG CTGGTGGACGATGTGTTGGACTTCACCACAGGCGCCAGTCAGCTTGGGAAGCCCTCGGCGGCGGACCTCAAGTTGGGCTTAGCCACAGGACCGGTTCTTTTTGCTTGTCAGCAG TTTCCTGAGCTACATGCAATGATAATGAGACGCTTCAGCTCCAAAGGAGACGTCGACCGAGCCTGGCAGTACGTCATTCAG AGTGACGGCGTACAGCAGACAAACTTCCTGGCACGCCGTTACTGCCAAGAAGCCATCAGACACATCAGTATGCTGCGACCCTCGGCGGAGCGAGACGCCCTCATCAGGCTCACTGAGATGGTGCTCACCAGAGACAAATGA
- the LOC129173911 gene encoding protein adenylyltransferase SelO-1, mitochondrial-like isoform X3, which yields MWSVPKVLFFTVVAATNMTIVHMLDFCQKADSECQSQDISPSALQPRAQILNSRWNASVLSLIQNLNHFRVSSEKLRGAFPIDEVQGNAVRTVKNCIFSESSPTPLKGRLRLAAVSKDVLEGLLDLDMSVTQSEEFLLYTSGGRCLPGSQPLAHRYGGHQFGYWAGQLGDGRAHLLGQYTNRKGDTWELQLKGSGKTPYSRSGDGRAVVRSSLREFLGSEAMHFLGVPTSRAASLVVSDEPVLRDQFYDGNVKTERGAVVLRIAKSWFRIGSLEILSRSGELDLLRKLLNFVIEEHFPSIQSKDSDKYLVFYSRVVNDTAHLMAQWASVGFAHGVCNTDNFSLLSITIDYGPFGFMESYNPGFVPNTSDDEGRYSVGAQASVGLFNLDKLLDALRPLLTAGQQLAAETVLKGYVDIYKTRIHHLFKAKLGLLGDDVEDDYIIALLLQVMEDTQADFTMTFRQLSEASAQQLHKHNFTQAWALEDLSSHGHFADWLSTYLQRLSRQSHDKDVERRGRMKGVNPRYVLRNWMAESAIREAEMNNFSEQRRRAMQQGLQGGPRG from the exons ATGTGGAGCGTTCCTAAAGTACTATTTTTCACTGTGGTGGCAGCAACAAACATGACCATAGTCCACATGCTAGACTTTTGCCAAAAAGCTGATTCTGAGTGTCAAAGTCAGGACATCTCTCCGTCAGCCCTGCAGCCCCGTGCACAAATCCTCAATTCTAGGTGGAATGCAAGTGTTTTGAGCCTCATACAGAACCTGAACCACTTCAGAGTCTCTAGTGAGAAACTCAGGG GGGCTTTTCCAATTGATGAAGTCCAGGGGAATGCAGTCCGCACTGTAAAGAACTGCATCTTCTCCGAGTCCAGTCCGACACCCCTGAAAGGCCGATTAAGATTGGCTGCCGTTTCAAAG GATGTTCTAGAAGGGCTGTTGGATTTGGACATGTCCGTGACCCAGTCAGAGGAGTTCTTACTGTATACCAGTGGAGGAAGATGTCTACCAGGCTCTCAGCCTCTGGCACACAGATATGGAGGCCATCAG TTTGGCTACTGGGCAGGTCAGCTGGGCGATGGCCGAGCACATCTCCTTGGCCAGTACACCAACAG GAAAGGGGACACGTGGGAACTGCAGCTGAAAGGTTCCGGAAAGACGCCCTATTCAAG GTCAGGAGACGGCCGGGCTGTGGTTCGCTCTTCGCTCAGAGAGTTCCTTGGCAGCGAGGCCATGCATTTCCTCGGTGTGCCCACCAGCAGAGCCGCCAG TTTAGTCGTCAGTGACGAGCCAGTGTTGAGGGATCAGTTCTACGACGGCAACGTGAAAACAGAAAGAG GAGCTGTCGTGCTCCGCATAGCCAAATCCTGGTTCCGGATTGGCTCGTTGGAGATTTTGTCTCGTAGCGGAGAGCTGGATCTTCTCAG AAAGCTGCTCAACTTTGTCATCGAAGAGCATTTCCCTTCCATCCAGTCAAAGGACTCTGATAAATATTTG GTGTTTTATTCCCGCGTGGTGAACGACACGGCACATCTGATGGCTCAGTGGGCCTCCGTAGGCTTTGCGCACG GCGTGTGCAACACAGACAACTTCAGCCTTCTGTCCATCACCATCGACTACGGCCCCTTCGGCTTCATGGAGTCATACAACCCCG GTTTTGTCCCCAACACGTCCGACGACGAGGGCCGGTACAGTGTGGGGGCGCAGGCCAGCGTGGGCCTCTTCAACCTAGACAAGCTGCTGGACGCCCTCAGGCCGCTTCTCACTGCAGGACAACAGCTAGC ggcgGAAACGGTTTTAAAGGGATATGTGGACATCTACAAGACAAG GATTCATCATCTATTCAAAGCCAAACTGGGACTTCTTGGTGACGACGTGGAAGATGATTACATCATCGCTCTCCTGCTTCAG GTGATGGAAGACACGCAGGCTGACTTTACGATGACCTTCAGACAACTGAGTGAGGCTTCAGCACAGCAGCTCCACAAGCACAACTTCACACAG GCATGGGCTCTGGAGGACTTGTCTTCGCATGGACACTTTGCAGACTGGCTGAGCACGTACCTGCAGCGCCTCAGCAG GCAGTCACATGACAAAGATGTGGAGCGTCGAGGGAGGATGAAag GTGTGAATCCACGATACGTGCTGAGGAACTGGATGGCGGAGTCGGCCATCAGGGAAGCAGAGATGAATAATTTCTCCGAG CAGAGGAGGCGGGCTATGCAGCAAGGCCTCCAAGGTGGGCCCAGGGGTTAA
- the LOC129173911 gene encoding protein adenylyltransferase SelO-like isoform X2: protein MWSVPKVLFFTVVAATNMTIVHMLDFCQKADSECQSQDISPSALQPRAQILNSRWNASVLSLIQNLNHFRVSRAFPIDEVQGNAVRTVKNCIFSESSPTPLKGRLRLAAVSKDVLEGLLDLDMSVTQSEEFLLYTSGGRCLPGSQPLAHRYGGHQFGYWAGQLGDGRAHLLGQYTNRKGDTWELQLKGSGKTPYSRSGDGRAVVRSSLREFLGSEAMHFLGVPTSRAASLVVSDEPVLRDQFYDGNVKTERGAVVLRIAKSWFRIGSLEILSRSGELDLLRKLLNFVIEEHFPSIQSKDSDKYLVFYSRVVNDTAHLMAQWASVGFAHGVCNTDNFSLLSITIDYGPFGFMESYNPGFVPNTSDDEGRYSVGAQASVGLFNLDKLLDALRPLLTAGQQLAAETVLKGYVDIYKTRIHHLFKAKLGLLGDDVEDDYIIALLLQVMEDTQADFTMTFRQLSEASAQQLHKHNFTQAWALEDLSSHGHFADWLSTYLQRLSRQSHDKDVERRGRMKGVNPRYVLRNWMAESAIREAEMNNFSEVVLLHRILSSPFITQTSAEEAGYAARPPRWAQGLKVSCSS, encoded by the exons ATGTGGAGCGTTCCTAAAGTACTATTTTTCACTGTGGTGGCAGCAACAAACATGACCATAGTCCACATGCTAGACTTTTGCCAAAAAGCTGATTCTGAGTGTCAAAGTCAGGACATCTCTCCGTCAGCCCTGCAGCCCCGTGCACAAATCCTCAATTCTAGGTGGAATGCAAGTGTTTTGAGCCTCATACAGAACCTGAACCACTTCAGAGTCTCTA GGGCTTTTCCAATTGATGAAGTCCAGGGGAATGCAGTCCGCACTGTAAAGAACTGCATCTTCTCCGAGTCCAGTCCGACACCCCTGAAAGGCCGATTAAGATTGGCTGCCGTTTCAAAG GATGTTCTAGAAGGGCTGTTGGATTTGGACATGTCCGTGACCCAGTCAGAGGAGTTCTTACTGTATACCAGTGGAGGAAGATGTCTACCAGGCTCTCAGCCTCTGGCACACAGATATGGAGGCCATCAG TTTGGCTACTGGGCAGGTCAGCTGGGCGATGGCCGAGCACATCTCCTTGGCCAGTACACCAACAG GAAAGGGGACACGTGGGAACTGCAGCTGAAAGGTTCCGGAAAGACGCCCTATTCAAG GTCAGGAGACGGCCGGGCTGTGGTTCGCTCTTCGCTCAGAGAGTTCCTTGGCAGCGAGGCCATGCATTTCCTCGGTGTGCCCACCAGCAGAGCCGCCAG TTTAGTCGTCAGTGACGAGCCAGTGTTGAGGGATCAGTTCTACGACGGCAACGTGAAAACAGAAAGAG GAGCTGTCGTGCTCCGCATAGCCAAATCCTGGTTCCGGATTGGCTCGTTGGAGATTTTGTCTCGTAGCGGAGAGCTGGATCTTCTCAG AAAGCTGCTCAACTTTGTCATCGAAGAGCATTTCCCTTCCATCCAGTCAAAGGACTCTGATAAATATTTG GTGTTTTATTCCCGCGTGGTGAACGACACGGCACATCTGATGGCTCAGTGGGCCTCCGTAGGCTTTGCGCACG GCGTGTGCAACACAGACAACTTCAGCCTTCTGTCCATCACCATCGACTACGGCCCCTTCGGCTTCATGGAGTCATACAACCCCG GTTTTGTCCCCAACACGTCCGACGACGAGGGCCGGTACAGTGTGGGGGCGCAGGCCAGCGTGGGCCTCTTCAACCTAGACAAGCTGCTGGACGCCCTCAGGCCGCTTCTCACTGCAGGACAACAGCTAGC ggcgGAAACGGTTTTAAAGGGATATGTGGACATCTACAAGACAAG GATTCATCATCTATTCAAAGCCAAACTGGGACTTCTTGGTGACGACGTGGAAGATGATTACATCATCGCTCTCCTGCTTCAG GTGATGGAAGACACGCAGGCTGACTTTACGATGACCTTCAGACAACTGAGTGAGGCTTCAGCACAGCAGCTCCACAAGCACAACTTCACACAG GCATGGGCTCTGGAGGACTTGTCTTCGCATGGACACTTTGCAGACTGGCTGAGCACGTACCTGCAGCGCCTCAGCAG GCAGTCACATGACAAAGATGTGGAGCGTCGAGGGAGGATGAAag GTGTGAATCCACGATACGTGCTGAGGAACTGGATGGCGGAGTCGGCCATCAGGGAAGCAGAGATGAATAATTTCTCCGAG GTGGTGCTGCTGCACCGTATCCTCTCGTCTCCTTTCATCACTCAAACCTCAGCAGAGGAGGCGGGCTATGCAGCAAGGCCTCCAAGGTGGGCCCAGGGGTTAAAGGTCAGCTGCTCTTCTTGA
- the LOC129173911 gene encoding protein adenylyltransferase SelO-1, mitochondrial-like isoform X4: protein MWSVPKVLFFTVVAATNMTIVHMLDFCQKADSECQSQDISPSALQPRAQILNSRWNASVLSLIQNLNHFRVSSEKLRGAFPIDEVQGNAVRTVKNCIFSESSPTPLKGRLRLAAVSKDVLEGLLDLDMSVTQSEEFLLYTSGGRCLPGSQPLAHRYGGHQFGYWAGQLGDGRAHLLGQYTNRKGDTWELQLKGSGKTPYSRSGDGRAVVRSSLREFLGSEAMHFLGVPTSRAASLVVSDEPVLRDQFYDGNVKTERGAVVLRIAKSWFRIGSLEILSRSGELDLLRKLLNFVIEEHFPSIQSKDSDKYLVFYSRVVNDTAHLMAQWASVGFAHGVCNTDNFSLLSITIDYGPFGFMESYNPGFVPNTSDDEGRYSVGAQASVGLFNLDKLLDALRPLLTAGQQLAAETVLKGYVDIYKTRIHHLFKAKLGLLGDDVEDDYIIALLLQVMEDTQADFTMTFRQLSEASAQQLHKHNFTQAWALEDLSSHGHFADWLSTYLQRLSRQSHDKDVERRGRMKGVNPRYVLRNWMAESAIREAEMNNFSERRRAMQQGLQGGPRG from the exons ATGTGGAGCGTTCCTAAAGTACTATTTTTCACTGTGGTGGCAGCAACAAACATGACCATAGTCCACATGCTAGACTTTTGCCAAAAAGCTGATTCTGAGTGTCAAAGTCAGGACATCTCTCCGTCAGCCCTGCAGCCCCGTGCACAAATCCTCAATTCTAGGTGGAATGCAAGTGTTTTGAGCCTCATACAGAACCTGAACCACTTCAGAGTCTCTAGTGAGAAACTCAGGG GGGCTTTTCCAATTGATGAAGTCCAGGGGAATGCAGTCCGCACTGTAAAGAACTGCATCTTCTCCGAGTCCAGTCCGACACCCCTGAAAGGCCGATTAAGATTGGCTGCCGTTTCAAAG GATGTTCTAGAAGGGCTGTTGGATTTGGACATGTCCGTGACCCAGTCAGAGGAGTTCTTACTGTATACCAGTGGAGGAAGATGTCTACCAGGCTCTCAGCCTCTGGCACACAGATATGGAGGCCATCAG TTTGGCTACTGGGCAGGTCAGCTGGGCGATGGCCGAGCACATCTCCTTGGCCAGTACACCAACAG GAAAGGGGACACGTGGGAACTGCAGCTGAAAGGTTCCGGAAAGACGCCCTATTCAAG GTCAGGAGACGGCCGGGCTGTGGTTCGCTCTTCGCTCAGAGAGTTCCTTGGCAGCGAGGCCATGCATTTCCTCGGTGTGCCCACCAGCAGAGCCGCCAG TTTAGTCGTCAGTGACGAGCCAGTGTTGAGGGATCAGTTCTACGACGGCAACGTGAAAACAGAAAGAG GAGCTGTCGTGCTCCGCATAGCCAAATCCTGGTTCCGGATTGGCTCGTTGGAGATTTTGTCTCGTAGCGGAGAGCTGGATCTTCTCAG AAAGCTGCTCAACTTTGTCATCGAAGAGCATTTCCCTTCCATCCAGTCAAAGGACTCTGATAAATATTTG GTGTTTTATTCCCGCGTGGTGAACGACACGGCACATCTGATGGCTCAGTGGGCCTCCGTAGGCTTTGCGCACG GCGTGTGCAACACAGACAACTTCAGCCTTCTGTCCATCACCATCGACTACGGCCCCTTCGGCTTCATGGAGTCATACAACCCCG GTTTTGTCCCCAACACGTCCGACGACGAGGGCCGGTACAGTGTGGGGGCGCAGGCCAGCGTGGGCCTCTTCAACCTAGACAAGCTGCTGGACGCCCTCAGGCCGCTTCTCACTGCAGGACAACAGCTAGC ggcgGAAACGGTTTTAAAGGGATATGTGGACATCTACAAGACAAG GATTCATCATCTATTCAAAGCCAAACTGGGACTTCTTGGTGACGACGTGGAAGATGATTACATCATCGCTCTCCTGCTTCAG GTGATGGAAGACACGCAGGCTGACTTTACGATGACCTTCAGACAACTGAGTGAGGCTTCAGCACAGCAGCTCCACAAGCACAACTTCACACAG GCATGGGCTCTGGAGGACTTGTCTTCGCATGGACACTTTGCAGACTGGCTGAGCACGTACCTGCAGCGCCTCAGCAG GCAGTCACATGACAAAGATGTGGAGCGTCGAGGGAGGATGAAag GTGTGAATCCACGATACGTGCTGAGGAACTGGATGGCGGAGTCGGCCATCAGGGAAGCAGAGATGAATAATTTCTCCGAG AGGAGGCGGGCTATGCAGCAAGGCCTCCAAGGTGGGCCCAGGGGTTAA
- the LOC129173911 gene encoding protein adenylyltransferase SelO-like isoform X1 produces MWSVPKVLFFTVVAATNMTIVHMLDFCQKADSECQSQDISPSALQPRAQILNSRWNASVLSLIQNLNHFRVSSEKLRGAFPIDEVQGNAVRTVKNCIFSESSPTPLKGRLRLAAVSKDVLEGLLDLDMSVTQSEEFLLYTSGGRCLPGSQPLAHRYGGHQFGYWAGQLGDGRAHLLGQYTNRKGDTWELQLKGSGKTPYSRSGDGRAVVRSSLREFLGSEAMHFLGVPTSRAASLVVSDEPVLRDQFYDGNVKTERGAVVLRIAKSWFRIGSLEILSRSGELDLLRKLLNFVIEEHFPSIQSKDSDKYLVFYSRVVNDTAHLMAQWASVGFAHGVCNTDNFSLLSITIDYGPFGFMESYNPGFVPNTSDDEGRYSVGAQASVGLFNLDKLLDALRPLLTAGQQLAAETVLKGYVDIYKTRIHHLFKAKLGLLGDDVEDDYIIALLLQVMEDTQADFTMTFRQLSEASAQQLHKHNFTQAWALEDLSSHGHFADWLSTYLQRLSRQSHDKDVERRGRMKGVNPRYVLRNWMAESAIREAEMNNFSEVVLLHRILSSPFITQTSAEEAGYAARPPRWAQGLKVSCSS; encoded by the exons ATGTGGAGCGTTCCTAAAGTACTATTTTTCACTGTGGTGGCAGCAACAAACATGACCATAGTCCACATGCTAGACTTTTGCCAAAAAGCTGATTCTGAGTGTCAAAGTCAGGACATCTCTCCGTCAGCCCTGCAGCCCCGTGCACAAATCCTCAATTCTAGGTGGAATGCAAGTGTTTTGAGCCTCATACAGAACCTGAACCACTTCAGAGTCTCTAGTGAGAAACTCAGGG GGGCTTTTCCAATTGATGAAGTCCAGGGGAATGCAGTCCGCACTGTAAAGAACTGCATCTTCTCCGAGTCCAGTCCGACACCCCTGAAAGGCCGATTAAGATTGGCTGCCGTTTCAAAG GATGTTCTAGAAGGGCTGTTGGATTTGGACATGTCCGTGACCCAGTCAGAGGAGTTCTTACTGTATACCAGTGGAGGAAGATGTCTACCAGGCTCTCAGCCTCTGGCACACAGATATGGAGGCCATCAG TTTGGCTACTGGGCAGGTCAGCTGGGCGATGGCCGAGCACATCTCCTTGGCCAGTACACCAACAG GAAAGGGGACACGTGGGAACTGCAGCTGAAAGGTTCCGGAAAGACGCCCTATTCAAG GTCAGGAGACGGCCGGGCTGTGGTTCGCTCTTCGCTCAGAGAGTTCCTTGGCAGCGAGGCCATGCATTTCCTCGGTGTGCCCACCAGCAGAGCCGCCAG TTTAGTCGTCAGTGACGAGCCAGTGTTGAGGGATCAGTTCTACGACGGCAACGTGAAAACAGAAAGAG GAGCTGTCGTGCTCCGCATAGCCAAATCCTGGTTCCGGATTGGCTCGTTGGAGATTTTGTCTCGTAGCGGAGAGCTGGATCTTCTCAG AAAGCTGCTCAACTTTGTCATCGAAGAGCATTTCCCTTCCATCCAGTCAAAGGACTCTGATAAATATTTG GTGTTTTATTCCCGCGTGGTGAACGACACGGCACATCTGATGGCTCAGTGGGCCTCCGTAGGCTTTGCGCACG GCGTGTGCAACACAGACAACTTCAGCCTTCTGTCCATCACCATCGACTACGGCCCCTTCGGCTTCATGGAGTCATACAACCCCG GTTTTGTCCCCAACACGTCCGACGACGAGGGCCGGTACAGTGTGGGGGCGCAGGCCAGCGTGGGCCTCTTCAACCTAGACAAGCTGCTGGACGCCCTCAGGCCGCTTCTCACTGCAGGACAACAGCTAGC ggcgGAAACGGTTTTAAAGGGATATGTGGACATCTACAAGACAAG GATTCATCATCTATTCAAAGCCAAACTGGGACTTCTTGGTGACGACGTGGAAGATGATTACATCATCGCTCTCCTGCTTCAG GTGATGGAAGACACGCAGGCTGACTTTACGATGACCTTCAGACAACTGAGTGAGGCTTCAGCACAGCAGCTCCACAAGCACAACTTCACACAG GCATGGGCTCTGGAGGACTTGTCTTCGCATGGACACTTTGCAGACTGGCTGAGCACGTACCTGCAGCGCCTCAGCAG GCAGTCACATGACAAAGATGTGGAGCGTCGAGGGAGGATGAAag GTGTGAATCCACGATACGTGCTGAGGAACTGGATGGCGGAGTCGGCCATCAGGGAAGCAGAGATGAATAATTTCTCCGAG GTGGTGCTGCTGCACCGTATCCTCTCGTCTCCTTTCATCACTCAAACCTCAGCAGAGGAGGCGGGCTATGCAGCAAGGCCTCCAAGGTGGGCCCAGGGGTTAAAGGTCAGCTGCTCTTCTTGA
- the LOC129173911 gene encoding protein adenylyltransferase SelO-like isoform X5 yields MSTRLSASGTQIWRPSVWLLGRSAGRWPSTSPWPVHQQVKCRYTRKGDTWELQLKGSGKTPYSRSGDGRAVVRSSLREFLGSEAMHFLGVPTSRAASLVVSDEPVLRDQFYDGNVKTERGAVVLRIAKSWFRIGSLEILSRSGELDLLRKLLNFVIEEHFPSIQSKDSDKYLVFYSRVVNDTAHLMAQWASVGFAHGVCNTDNFSLLSITIDYGPFGFMESYNPGFVPNTSDDEGRYSVGAQASVGLFNLDKLLDALRPLLTAGQQLAAETVLKGYVDIYKTRIHHLFKAKLGLLGDDVEDDYIIALLLQVMEDTQADFTMTFRQLSEASAQQLHKHNFTQAWALEDLSSHGHFADWLSTYLQRLSRQSHDKDVERRGRMKGVNPRYVLRNWMAESAIREAEMNNFSEVVLLHRILSSPFITQTSAEEAGYAARPPRWAQGLKVSCSS; encoded by the exons ATGTCTACCAGGCTCTCAGCCTCTGGCACACAGATATGGAGGCCATCAG TTTGGCTACTGGGCAGGTCAGCTGGGCGATGGCCGAGCACATCTCCTTGGCCAGTACACCAACAG GTGAAATGTCGGTATACTAGGAAAGGGGACACGTGGGAACTGCAGCTGAAAGGTTCCGGAAAGACGCCCTATTCAAG GTCAGGAGACGGCCGGGCTGTGGTTCGCTCTTCGCTCAGAGAGTTCCTTGGCAGCGAGGCCATGCATTTCCTCGGTGTGCCCACCAGCAGAGCCGCCAG TTTAGTCGTCAGTGACGAGCCAGTGTTGAGGGATCAGTTCTACGACGGCAACGTGAAAACAGAAAGAG GAGCTGTCGTGCTCCGCATAGCCAAATCCTGGTTCCGGATTGGCTCGTTGGAGATTTTGTCTCGTAGCGGAGAGCTGGATCTTCTCAG AAAGCTGCTCAACTTTGTCATCGAAGAGCATTTCCCTTCCATCCAGTCAAAGGACTCTGATAAATATTTG GTGTTTTATTCCCGCGTGGTGAACGACACGGCACATCTGATGGCTCAGTGGGCCTCCGTAGGCTTTGCGCACG GCGTGTGCAACACAGACAACTTCAGCCTTCTGTCCATCACCATCGACTACGGCCCCTTCGGCTTCATGGAGTCATACAACCCCG GTTTTGTCCCCAACACGTCCGACGACGAGGGCCGGTACAGTGTGGGGGCGCAGGCCAGCGTGGGCCTCTTCAACCTAGACAAGCTGCTGGACGCCCTCAGGCCGCTTCTCACTGCAGGACAACAGCTAGC ggcgGAAACGGTTTTAAAGGGATATGTGGACATCTACAAGACAAG GATTCATCATCTATTCAAAGCCAAACTGGGACTTCTTGGTGACGACGTGGAAGATGATTACATCATCGCTCTCCTGCTTCAG GTGATGGAAGACACGCAGGCTGACTTTACGATGACCTTCAGACAACTGAGTGAGGCTTCAGCACAGCAGCTCCACAAGCACAACTTCACACAG GCATGGGCTCTGGAGGACTTGTCTTCGCATGGACACTTTGCAGACTGGCTGAGCACGTACCTGCAGCGCCTCAGCAG GCAGTCACATGACAAAGATGTGGAGCGTCGAGGGAGGATGAAag GTGTGAATCCACGATACGTGCTGAGGAACTGGATGGCGGAGTCGGCCATCAGGGAAGCAGAGATGAATAATTTCTCCGAG GTGGTGCTGCTGCACCGTATCCTCTCGTCTCCTTTCATCACTCAAACCTCAGCAGAGGAGGCGGGCTATGCAGCAAGGCCTCCAAGGTGGGCCCAGGGGTTAAAGGTCAGCTGCTCTTCTTGA